The DNA sequence ATATCACCGTGGCCATGACAGAACTCGAAACGCTGGACATCTACGACAACAGCTTCAGCGGAACCTTACCAGAGGAGTTCGTGAGACTGGAGAAGCTCCGGTGCCTCAACCTCTCTGGAAACTATTTCTCCGGCGAGATTCCTGAGAGTTACTCTGAGTTCGAAAGCTTGGAGATTCTGAACCTGGCCACAAACAGCTTAACCGGCAAGATTCCAAGAAGCTTggtgaaattgaagaagctgaAAAGACTATCCCTCGGGTATGACAATTCCTACTCAGATGTAGTACCTACAGAATTCGGTTCGTTCGAGTCGTTGCAACTGCTTGATTTGTCCAGCTGTAACTTGAGCGGTGAGATTCCTCCCACGCTCGGCGCGTTAACTCActtgcacactctcttccttcAAATGAACAACCTTACCGGAACCATTCCTTCACAACTCTCCACTATGATAAGCCTCAAGTCGTTGGATCTCTCCTACAACGAGTTAACGGGCGAGTTTCCGTTGACATTCTCTAAGCTCACCAATCTCACGCTAATCAATTTCTTCCATAACAAACTCCGAGGCAACATCCCTTCCTTCGTTGGGGATCTCCCGAACCTGGAGACGTTTCAGGTTTGGGGTAACAACTTCTCCAACGTGCTTCCACCCAACCTTGGCCAAAACGCCAGATTCTTATACTTCGACGTCACTAATAACCACTTCACTGGAGAGCTCCCTAGGGACCTGTGCAAATCCGGCAGGTTGAGAACGTTCTTGGCCACCGGTAACTTCTTCTACGGCACCATTCCTGAAGGAATAGGAGGTTGCGTTTCGTTGGAGAAGATAAGAATTAGTGATAACTTCCTCCAAGGCCAGGTTCCTCCTGGGATCTTTAAATTGCCAGCTGTCCAGATCATCGAGATGGCGAATAACCGTTTTAACGGAAATCTTCCTTCTGATATTTCCGGGGATTCCCTCAGCATCCTAACCCTCTCCACTAACAACTTCGCCGGCAGGATCCCGCCGGAGCTCAAGAATCTCCAGAAACTGCAGACGCTTGCGCTCGACGCGAACCAGTTCGATGGAGAGATTCCAGGGGAGGTGTTTGACTTGCCGGCGTTGATCAAGGTCAACTTGAGCGGCAACAACCTCACCGGTGAGATTCCGGAGTCGGTGATTCACTGTGGTTCTCTGACGGCGGTTGATTTTAGCCGGAACATGCTCACCGGAGAAATTCCCAAGGGGATAAAAAGCCTCACAGTTCTAAGCATCTTGAACCTCTCGCGCAACCACATCACCGGAACTGTCCCCGACGAGATTCGCTTCATGACGAGCCTCAACACGCTGGATCTCTCCAACAACAACTTCATTGGAAGAGTCCCCACGGGTGGCCAGTTCGTGGCCTTCAACGACAAGTCGTTTGCAGGGAACCCTAACCTCTGCTCTCCGCACCAGCCGTATTGTCCTTCCTCCGTCAACACTGCCTCTGGAAAAAGCCACAATCCTCTGAGTTCAAAATCAACTAAGGTAGTTATAATCGTGATCGCGATCTCCACGGCAGTGCTCCTGGCTATGGTGACGGTATACATTatgaggaagaggaagcaccAGAAAGAAATGTCGTGGAAGCTGACGGCGTTCCAGTCAACGCTGAAAATGAAGGCAGAGGAGGTGGTGGAATGCTTGAAGGAAGAGAACATCATTGGAAAAGGAGGAGCAGGAATCGTGTACCGCGGGACAACGCCGAAGGGAACGGAGGTAGCAATCAAGAGACTTGTGGGGCAAGGAAGTGGAAGAAACGATTACGGTTTCAAGGCGGAGATAGAGACGTTAGGGAAGATAAGGCACAGGAACATAATGAGGCTCTTGGGTTACGTGTCAAATAAGGACACGAACCTGTTGCTGTATGAGTACATGCCGAATGGAAGCTTGGGAGAGTGGCTGCATGGTGCGAAGGGAGGGCACCTCACGTGGGAAATGAGATACCGCATTGCGGTGGAAGCTGCCAAGGGGCTCTGCTACTTGCACCATGATTGCTCGCCCTTGATCATTCACAGGGATGTTAAGTCCAATAACATCTTGCTTGATGAGAACTTTGAGGCACACGTTGCTGATTTTGGGCTCGCCAAGTTCTTGCAGGACCCTGGAGCGTCTCAGTCCATGTCCTCCATTGCTGGCTCCTACGGCTACATTGCTCCAggttccttcttttcttttctttttaccAATTACACTACTTTGTGATATTTTTGTGATCATTATGATTTTGAATTGCCGCCACAATATTGTTCGTGTGCCATTATATTGTACATATtgcaaaaataataataattgtaacGTGGTTTTAATATAAAGGTAGATGATTGAGAATGATTAGATGATACTTAATCAAATCTATTTAAATTAGCTCAcaattttaactattaatttcatATATGTATACATAAGTATTCAATTAATTGCAATCACTTATATAATTTGAACTATTAAAAGTAGTTGTCTCATTTAGATAAATTAACTATGATCATTAAATATAAACTTagacaattaattttttattttttttctacattattaaaattagtaattaaaattagttattatgtatttttatataaatatatgtaattgattttatttttaatatatattttatatttcaatatgtATTTTACATTAGTGATCGATATTACTGATCGATTTTAGTATATATCTAATatgattatatataaaaaatatagcaagaccaatattttttattaatagtaaTCAATACTTTAGctaacattttatttttatattatttgagtttagaatttaaaatttaaaattttaaataattatattaagtgtacaaattaaaataagttactaaaatagaatataaattgaaatataaaatatacgttaaactatatatgtatttatagataaatatataataactgattttaatgtataaataatattttaaattttaaatttgagtaTTTAGTGTTTAGAGTCGGCAAGGTGTTGTTGCTAAGTGTTGGCAAAACAAAGAAATTTTGGTGCAAATTAGCATGACGATTGTAGAGTATCAAATCATTTCAAAGATCAGACGTTATCATGCATAGATTTTTAGGGTGCGGGTGGTTAGTTTATATTTTGATCCTTGGGTTAATATGActaaatttgatttgattataAGGATTCCAAACAGCACCACTAATATAGAGAGTCATTATTTGCTATTAATGGAATGGGTATGTCTTAGACAGTGACTTGTTTCTTGTATTCTTATGGAAGTGTGTGTATGTTTTGAATGAATGAACAGAGTACGCTTACACGCTGAAAGTGGACGAGAAGAGCGATGTATACAGCTTTGGAGTAGTGCTGTTGGAGCTGATCGTGGGAAGGAAGCCAGTGGGTGAGTTCGGAGATGGTGTTGACATCGTTGGATGGGTCAACAAGACCATGTCGGAGCTGTCTCAGCCGTCGGATGCGGCTTCCGTGTTGGCAGTGGTGGACCCCAGGCTTAATGGGTATCCATTGGGCAGCGTCATCCA is a window from the Arachis stenosperma cultivar V10309 chromosome 3, arast.V10309.gnm1.PFL2, whole genome shotgun sequence genome containing:
- the LOC130968760 gene encoding leucine-rich repeat receptor-like kinase protein HAR1, with the protein product MRTSLCCSIILLSFVFIWLNNVTVTVLGSSFSDLDTLLKLKEAMKGSKAKPDALQDWKFSTSISAHCSFSGVTCDRQNLRVVALNVSFVPLFGSIPPEIGLLDKLESLTLSSDNLTKKLPMELANLTSLRLLNISHNLFSGRFPGDITVAMTELETLDIYDNSFSGTLPEEFVRLEKLRCLNLSGNYFSGEIPESYSEFESLEILNLATNSLTGKIPRSLVKLKKLKRLSLGYDNSYSDVVPTEFGSFESLQLLDLSSCNLSGEIPPTLGALTHLHTLFLQMNNLTGTIPSQLSTMISLKSLDLSYNELTGEFPLTFSKLTNLTLINFFHNKLRGNIPSFVGDLPNLETFQVWGNNFSNVLPPNLGQNARFLYFDVTNNHFTGELPRDLCKSGRLRTFLATGNFFYGTIPEGIGGCVSLEKIRISDNFLQGQVPPGIFKLPAVQIIEMANNRFNGNLPSDISGDSLSILTLSTNNFAGRIPPELKNLQKLQTLALDANQFDGEIPGEVFDLPALIKVNLSGNNLTGEIPESVIHCGSLTAVDFSRNMLTGEIPKGIKSLTVLSILNLSRNHITGTVPDEIRFMTSLNTLDLSNNNFIGRVPTGGQFVAFNDKSFAGNPNLCSPHQPYCPSSVNTASGKSHNPLSSKSTKVVIIVIAISTAVLLAMVTVYIMRKRKHQKEMSWKLTAFQSTLKMKAEEVVECLKEENIIGKGGAGIVYRGTTPKGTEVAIKRLVGQGSGRNDYGFKAEIETLGKIRHRNIMRLLGYVSNKDTNLLLYEYMPNGSLGEWLHGAKGGHLTWEMRYRIAVEAAKGLCYLHHDCSPLIIHRDVKSNNILLDENFEAHVADFGLAKFLQDPGASQSMSSIAGSYGYIAPEYAYTLKVDEKSDVYSFGVVLLELIVGRKPVGEFGDGVDIVGWVNKTMSELSQPSDAASVLAVVDPRLNGYPLGSVIHMFNIAMMCVREIGHARPTMREVVQMLTNPPQSTTHHNLINL